Proteins encoded within one genomic window of Paenarthrobacter sp. JL.01a:
- a CDS encoding TolB family protein — MIRTLQTGQRCEVRIASVSSRSELLYSTGDILLEAPNWTLDGQSLILNGDGKLWKLDVDSAQLTEIPLTGIPDLNNDHVLDPEGEGIFLSANDGHIYHAPLEGGAATRITKDDGYFHFLHGVSPDGKELAYVGIEGGDFTRPGRLMVMASDGGAGAPIDVGPGHCDGPEYSPDGAWLYLNTESFGSTKGHAQLARVRTDGSDFEQLLQSGSVDWFPHLSPDGRHASYIRFPAGTVGHPADLPVDVVLVSTENWAAPLRTWPLSGGQGTLNVNSWSPDSACFAIVAYPLTDPAKDQPRDA, encoded by the coding sequence GTGATCCGCACCTTGCAAACAGGACAACGCTGCGAGGTGCGGATCGCGTCGGTCTCCAGCCGCAGCGAACTCCTTTACAGCACCGGGGACATCCTCCTTGAAGCCCCCAATTGGACCCTTGACGGGCAGTCCCTGATCCTGAACGGGGACGGGAAGCTCTGGAAGCTGGACGTTGACTCCGCGCAGCTGACGGAAATCCCGCTCACTGGCATCCCGGACCTCAACAACGACCACGTCCTGGATCCCGAGGGCGAAGGCATCTTCCTCTCGGCCAACGACGGCCACATCTACCACGCCCCGTTGGAGGGCGGCGCCGCCACGCGCATCACCAAGGACGACGGCTACTTCCACTTCCTCCACGGAGTAAGCCCGGACGGCAAAGAACTCGCCTACGTCGGTATCGAGGGTGGTGACTTTACGCGGCCCGGTCGCCTCATGGTCATGGCGTCCGACGGCGGTGCTGGCGCCCCCATCGACGTCGGTCCGGGCCACTGCGACGGGCCGGAGTACTCGCCTGACGGTGCATGGCTGTACCTGAACACTGAATCCTTCGGCTCGACCAAAGGCCACGCCCAACTTGCCCGCGTCCGCACGGATGGCAGCGATTTCGAGCAGCTGCTGCAGTCTGGATCAGTCGACTGGTTCCCGCACCTCTCCCCCGATGGCCGTCATGCCAGCTACATCCGGTTCCCCGCCGGAACCGTAGGCCACCCCGCTGACTTGCCTGTCGACGTCGTGCTTGTTTCGACCGAAAACTGGGCTGCCCCGCTGAGGACGTGGCCACTTTCCGGCGGTCAAGGTACCCTCAACGTCAACAGCTGGTCGCCGGATTCCGCGTGCTTTGCGATTGTGGCGTACCCGCTTACTGACCCAGCAAAGGACCAACCACGTGACGCTTAG
- a CDS encoding Gfo/Idh/MocA family protein — protein MTLSNGTSDGTIRWGILGTGFIAGLQTQDLKDNGFTVQAVGSRSLDTSRAFAEQYGVATAHGSYQELVADPLVDVVYIATPHPMHHANALLALNAGKHVLVEKSFTMNAREAQEIVELAASKGLVALEAMWTRFLPHMIRLREIIAAGTIGEVRKVVASHNQSLPKDPAHRLNDPALGGGALLDLGIYPISFAFDILGAPSAIHASASMTATGVDRQTAAIFDYDGGAQAIVDCELDAASANRAMVIGTEGWIDVEHTWYNPVPFTVHAVDGSVVERYDQPVNSRGMQYQAAELERLVREGSTAGTILPPGESVAIMAAMDGIRRQIGLRYEADAVGEGDDND, from the coding sequence GTGACGCTTAGCAATGGCACTTCCGACGGCACCATCCGCTGGGGAATCCTCGGCACCGGATTCATCGCTGGACTTCAAACGCAGGACTTGAAGGACAACGGCTTCACAGTGCAGGCTGTCGGTTCGCGGTCGTTGGATACCAGCCGGGCCTTCGCGGAGCAGTACGGCGTGGCAACGGCGCACGGCAGCTATCAAGAGCTGGTGGCGGATCCCTTGGTGGACGTGGTCTACATCGCCACGCCACACCCCATGCACCACGCCAACGCGCTCCTGGCGCTCAACGCGGGCAAGCACGTGCTGGTGGAGAAGTCGTTTACGATGAACGCCCGCGAAGCACAGGAAATCGTTGAGCTCGCTGCCTCCAAAGGGCTCGTCGCACTGGAAGCCATGTGGACGCGTTTCCTGCCGCACATGATCCGTCTCCGGGAAATCATCGCCGCAGGCACCATCGGCGAAGTCCGCAAGGTGGTGGCCAGCCACAACCAGAGCCTGCCCAAGGACCCTGCACACCGCCTCAACGATCCCGCCCTAGGCGGCGGCGCGCTGCTGGACCTTGGCATCTATCCCATCTCCTTCGCGTTCGACATCCTCGGCGCACCGTCCGCCATCCACGCCAGCGCGTCAATGACGGCCACCGGGGTGGACCGCCAAACAGCGGCGATTTTCGATTACGACGGCGGCGCGCAGGCAATCGTCGACTGCGAACTTGACGCAGCAAGCGCCAACCGGGCCATGGTGATCGGCACCGAAGGCTGGATCGACGTCGAGCACACTTGGTACAACCCCGTTCCGTTCACGGTCCACGCGGTGGATGGCAGCGTCGTTGAGCGGTACGACCAGCCAGTGAACAGCCGGGGAATGCAGTACCAAGCCGCGGAATTGGAACGACTGGTCCGGGAAGGTTCCACCGCCGGAACTATCTTGCCCCCGGGCGAGAGCGTTGCCATCATGGCTGCCATGGATGGGATACGGCGGCAGATCGGGCTCCGCTACGAGGCGGACGCTGTCGGGGAGGGAGACGACAATGACTGA